The following coding sequences lie in one Catharus ustulatus isolate bCatUst1 chromosome 5, bCatUst1.pri.v2, whole genome shotgun sequence genomic window:
- the CLDN23 gene encoding claudin-23: MRTPTVMIVGLVLCPCGLLLTLTGTLAPSWRQVSLIPDQPMDVVWEQGIWDICRERQSTHDRLCGQADELGYFDQVPVRVAQGLMPSSLVVTVVGFVVASLGVRCWQREPRHLVAGAAGLVLLLSGLMSLVPSSWYTQELWAVPAPPGSMLSIGYSLVLSYLGSCMEILGGLALTLSFHHCCKEHRVPKLPPTPATEAGLCSSRAYSNPWDVLADEQDGQHRGSSPPCDSDL; the protein is encoded by the coding sequence ATGCGGACACCGACGGTGATGATCGTGGGCCTGGTGCTGTGCCCCTGCGGGCTCCTGCTGACACTCACGGGAACGCTGGCACCCAGCTGGAGGCAGGTGAGCCTCATACCTGACCAGCCCATGGACGTCGTCTGGGAGCAGGGCATCTGGGATATATGCAGAGAGCGGCAGAGCACCCATGACCGCCTCTGTGGGCAGGCTGATGAGCTGGGCTACTTTGATCAGGTGCCTGTGCGGGTCGCCCAAGGGTTGATGCCCTCCTCGCTGGTTGTCACCGTGGTGGGCTTTGTGGTAGCTTCCCTGGGTGTTCGCTGCTGGCAGCGAGAGCCCCGGCACCTAGTGGCCGGTGCGGCcgggctggtgctgctcctctctgggcTGATGAGCCTCGTGCCCAGCTCCTGGTacacccaggagctgtgggcagtgcctgctccGCCTGGCAGCATGCTGAGCATAGGCTACAGCTTGGTACTGAGCTATTTGGGAAGCTGTATGGAGATCCTGGGGGGGCTGGCCCTCACCCTCAGCTTCCATCACTGCTGCAAGGAGCACAGGGTCCCCAAATTGCCCCCCACTCCTGCGACAGAGGCTGGGTTATGCTCCAGTAGAGCTTACAGCAATCCCTGGGACGTGCTGGCAGATGAGCAAGATGGACAACACAGGGGGAGCAGCCCACCTTGTGACTCTGACTTGTag